A single genomic interval of Lucilia cuprina isolate Lc7/37 chromosome 2, ASM2204524v1, whole genome shotgun sequence harbors:
- the LOC124419541 gene encoding dipeptidase 1-like, translating into MIGTIIREMNRLGMMVDLSHVSTGTMRDALEVSEAPVIFSHSSAYELCNSSRNVQDDMLQSLAKNGGIIMVNFYSRFLSCSENSTVHDAVAHINHIKRVAGIDHVGLGAGYDGINL; encoded by the exons ACAATCATACGCGAAATGAATCGTTTGGGCATGATGGTGGATTTGTCACACGTTTCGACGGGTACAATGCGTGATGCTTTGGAAGTTAGTGAGGCACCTGTGATATTCTCTCATTCTTCCGCCTATGAATTGTGCAATTCAAGCCGTAATGTACAGGATGACATGTTACAATCGCTGGCCAAGAATGGTGGCATTATTATGGTTAATTTCTATTCGAGATTTCTTTCTTGTAGTGAAAACTCAACCGTACATGATGCAGTGG CTCATATAAATCACATTAAGCGTGTCGCTGGCATTGATCATGTGGGCCTGGGTGCTGGATACGATGGAATCAATTTGTaa